Proteins encoded in a region of the Pseudomonas denitrificans (nom. rej.) genome:
- the gltP gene encoding glutamate/aspartate:proton symporter GltP, whose protein sequence is MGKAKLSLAWQILIGLVLGIALGAALNHFSAEKAWWISNILQPAGDIFIRLIKMIVVPIVISSLIVGIAGMGDAKKLGRIGLKTIIYFEIITTVAIVVGLLLANIFQPGAGIDMSTLGTVDISQYAQTAKEVEHHHAFIETILNLIPSNIFAAMARGEMLPIIFFSVMFGLGLSSLPAPTREPLVKMFQGVAEAMFRVTHMIMRYAPIGVFALIAVTVANFGFASLLPLAKLVVLVYFAIAFFAFMVLGLAARLFGFSIIKLMRIFKDELVLAYSTASSETVLPRIIEKMEAYGAPKAVSSFVVPTGYSFNLDGSTLYQSIAAIFIAQLYGIDLSIGQQLMLVLTLMVTSKGIAGVPGVSFVVLLATLGSVGIPLEGLAFIAGVDRIMDMARTALNVIGNALAVLVISKWEGVYDAQKGARYWEAMRNGRVEQFLEGEGSDSKESPAMH, encoded by the coding sequence ATGGGCAAAGCCAAGCTCAGCCTCGCCTGGCAGATCCTCATCGGCCTGGTACTCGGAATCGCACTGGGCGCCGCGCTCAACCACTTCAGCGCGGAAAAGGCCTGGTGGATCAGCAATATCCTCCAGCCGGCGGGCGACATCTTCATCCGCCTGATCAAGATGATCGTCGTACCGATCGTGATTTCCTCGCTCATCGTCGGCATCGCCGGCATGGGTGATGCGAAGAAACTCGGCCGCATCGGCCTGAAGACCATCATCTATTTCGAAATCATCACCACGGTCGCCATCGTCGTCGGCCTGCTGCTGGCGAATATCTTCCAGCCCGGCGCCGGCATCGACATGAGCACCCTGGGTACTGTGGACATCTCCCAGTACGCGCAGACCGCCAAGGAAGTCGAACACCACCACGCGTTCATCGAGACGATCCTCAACCTGATCCCGTCGAACATATTCGCGGCCATGGCCCGTGGCGAGATGCTGCCGATCATCTTCTTCTCGGTGATGTTCGGCCTGGGCCTGTCCTCGCTGCCGGCGCCGACCCGCGAGCCGCTGGTGAAGATGTTCCAGGGCGTGGCCGAGGCCATGTTCCGCGTCACCCACATGATCATGCGCTACGCCCCCATCGGCGTGTTCGCGCTGATCGCGGTGACGGTCGCCAACTTCGGCTTCGCCTCGCTGCTGCCGCTGGCCAAGCTGGTGGTCCTGGTGTACTTCGCCATCGCCTTCTTCGCCTTCATGGTGCTGGGCCTGGCCGCACGCCTGTTCGGCTTCTCGATCATCAAGCTGATGCGCATCTTCAAGGACGAGCTGGTCCTGGCTTACTCCACCGCCAGCTCCGAGACCGTGCTGCCGCGCATCATCGAGAAGATGGAAGCCTACGGCGCACCCAAGGCGGTGAGCAGCTTCGTGGTGCCCACCGGCTACTCGTTCAACCTCGATGGCTCGACCCTGTACCAGAGCATCGCGGCGATCTTCATCGCCCAGCTCTACGGCATCGACCTGTCCATCGGCCAGCAGCTGATGCTGGTGCTGACCCTGATGGTCACCTCCAAGGGCATCGCCGGCGTGCCGGGCGTTTCCTTCGTGGTGCTGCTGGCGACCCTGGGCAGCGTGGGCATTCCGCTGGAAGGCCTGGCCTTCATCGCCGGCGTCGACCGCATCATGGATATGGCGCGCACCGCGCTGAATGTGATCGGCAACGCCCTCGCGGTCCTGGTGATCTCCAAGTGGGAAGGCGTGTACGACGCGCAGAAAGGCGCCCGCTACTGGGAAGCCATGCGCAACGGCCGTGTCGAACAATTCCTCGAAGGGGAAGGTTCCGACAGCAAAGAAAGCCCGGCCATGCATTGA
- a CDS encoding BON domain-containing protein: MPDSKILALVLGSALLTLQPLASHAAEAGLSAQLAEARQEGSIWTAINLNRELKPYAIKVDVENGRAQLTGAVASEEQKALAGQIAGSVEGITAVDNQLGVEASLADAQKADTTKDSGVVQKWDDATLAAKVKSKLLLEKHSEGLDIKVTSKSGAVTLEGTVVSEEASQQAAHLAAQTEGVSAVDNRLKVDPDAASTQTFEKSVGDAQAAVSDAWITSQIKAGILSAHALQGLSIGVSTRDGVVTLSGQVPNADERQQLIDSARKTRGVREVDATALKVAGQAA; the protein is encoded by the coding sequence ATGCCTGACTCGAAGATCCTTGCCCTCGTCCTGGGTTCCGCACTGCTCACCCTGCAACCGCTGGCCAGCCACGCCGCCGAGGCCGGGCTGAGCGCGCAACTGGCCGAAGCGCGCCAGGAAGGTTCGATCTGGACGGCCATCAACCTCAACCGCGAGCTCAAGCCCTACGCGATCAAGGTGGATGTGGAAAACGGCCGCGCGCAGCTGACCGGCGCCGTGGCCAGTGAAGAACAGAAGGCGCTGGCCGGGCAGATCGCCGGCAGTGTCGAAGGCATCACGGCTGTGGATAACCAGCTGGGGGTTGAGGCTTCGCTGGCTGACGCCCAGAAGGCCGACACCACCAAGGATTCAGGTGTGGTGCAGAAGTGGGACGACGCCACGCTGGCGGCGAAGGTGAAATCCAAGCTGCTGCTGGAGAAACACAGCGAAGGCCTGGATATCAAGGTCACCAGCAAGTCCGGCGCGGTCACCCTCGAAGGCACGGTTGTCAGCGAGGAGGCCAGCCAGCAGGCCGCCCACCTGGCGGCGCAGACCGAAGGCGTCAGCGCTGTGGATAACCGCCTGAAGGTCGATCCGGACGCGGCTTCTACGCAGACATTCGAGAAATCCGTCGGTGATGCCCAGGCCGCCGTGAGCGATGCCTGGATCACCAGCCAGATCAAGGCCGGCATCCTCTCCGCTCATGCGCTGCAGGGGCTGTCCATCGGCGTTTCCACCCGCGACGGCGTGGTCACCCTCAGCGGCCAGGTGCCCAACGCCGACGAACGCCAGCAATTGATCGATTCCGCCCGCAAGACCCGTGGTGTGCGTGAGGTGGACGCCACTGCGCTGAAGGTGGCCGGCCAGGCTGCCTGA
- a CDS encoding M16 family metallopeptidase, producing the protein MRWLFVPLLSLLLSAWSHADQRQTVEAYQLANGMGVLFKPTREKGHVSIRLIVGVGFSDFSCRDRQLPHLMEHLFFSGLDGGDEADLEARMQALGGQWNAYTSEGDTAFVVESPAATQRQVLDLLLEIITRTQLDQRKIDSAKQVLVREDGGHYSHLQRWLDHQNVSRAGQEQLAVELGLSCDERAPVDNLTQAQLEQLRKDWYVPSNMTLIIVGDLDPRLPVYLGRTYGALVDHDTPERRDLPQMKKAAERQRSLTTGLFGESAVLHWIFPEPEDADGATLDLLQAYLNDALYTELRVRRELSYGPWSERTAWANQGFMSLNANVERDEQEVAQKALRELVEKIRHDGLDPQRFARIQRVARAQLAWSTPGNSTLADYYWGALADFDDGKFPDEDKRLAKVSLAHANDVAKQLFKDEGYLRIEKPLLDDDMVYPLAALGAVLLAVLVGLALWRRRG; encoded by the coding sequence ATGCGTTGGTTGTTCGTCCCCCTGTTGTCCCTGCTGCTCAGCGCCTGGTCCCATGCGGACCAGCGACAGACGGTCGAGGCCTACCAGTTGGCGAACGGCATGGGCGTGCTGTTCAAGCCCACCCGCGAGAAGGGCCACGTGTCGATCCGCCTGATCGTCGGTGTCGGCTTCAGCGATTTCAGCTGCCGCGACCGCCAGCTTCCGCACCTGATGGAGCACCTGTTCTTCAGTGGCCTGGACGGCGGCGACGAGGCCGACCTGGAAGCGCGCATGCAGGCCCTGGGCGGTCAGTGGAACGCCTACACCAGCGAGGGCGACACCGCCTTCGTCGTCGAATCCCCCGCGGCCACCCAGCGCCAGGTGCTGGACCTGCTGCTGGAAATCATCACCCGCACCCAGCTCGACCAGCGCAAGATCGACTCCGCCAAGCAGGTGCTGGTGCGCGAGGATGGCGGCCACTATTCGCACCTGCAGCGCTGGCTGGATCACCAGAACGTCAGCCGCGCCGGCCAGGAACAACTGGCCGTGGAGCTGGGGCTGTCCTGCGATGAGCGCGCGCCTGTGGATAACCTCACCCAGGCCCAGCTGGAGCAGCTGCGCAAGGACTGGTACGTCCCCAGCAACATGACCCTGATCATCGTCGGCGACCTCGACCCGCGTTTGCCGGTCTACCTGGGCCGCACCTATGGCGCTCTCGTCGATCACGACACGCCGGAGCGCCGCGACCTGCCGCAAATGAAGAAAGCCGCCGAGCGCCAGCGCAGCCTGACCACCGGGTTGTTCGGCGAGAGTGCAGTCCTGCACTGGATATTCCCCGAGCCCGAGGATGCCGACGGCGCCACGCTGGACCTGCTGCAGGCCTACCTGAACGATGCGCTCTACACCGAGCTGCGCGTACGCCGCGAGCTGTCGTACGGCCCCTGGAGCGAACGCACCGCCTGGGCCAACCAGGGCTTCATGAGCCTCAACGCGAATGTCGAGCGGGATGAGCAGGAGGTGGCGCAAAAGGCCCTGAGGGAGCTGGTGGAAAAGATCCGCCACGACGGCCTCGACCCTCAGCGCTTTGCCCGCATCCAGCGCGTGGCGCGGGCGCAACTGGCCTGGAGCACGCCGGGCAATTCGACACTGGCGGATTACTACTGGGGCGCGCTGGCGGACTTCGACGACGGCAAGTTCCCGGACGAGGACAAGCGCCTGGCGAAGGTCAGCCTGGCCCACGCCAACGACGTGGCGAAGCAGTTGTTCAAGGATGAGGGTTATCTGCGCATCGAGAAACCGCTGCTGGATGACGACATGGTCTATCCGCTGGCGGCGCTGGGCGCGGTGTTGCTGGCAGTACTGGTGGGGCTGGCGCTGTGGCGCCGACGGGGCTGA
- a CDS encoding S1C family serine protease, producing the protein MKNLWGILLLCSLAGCNGWVSPETDGRLTERYFTVLSGPPIPGFIVASAVQWNADYAVTAAHTPLLRNQAYRCSTGCDLLFIAHKADGALPQWRQFRAGEVVTALGSSSLLIPMSSMGKIWPVPFVDDGSASGERYGVHDAAIAKGMSGGPLIGSDGSVLGINIGFQAGFRPPANRPELAGMSRLSVFVPYSVIQREWLLFQAQSVRKAAHALQAKNQ; encoded by the coding sequence ATGAAGAATCTATGGGGAATTTTGTTGCTGTGTTCCCTGGCCGGCTGCAACGGCTGGGTCTCGCCGGAAACCGATGGCCGCCTGACGGAGCGCTACTTCACCGTCCTCTCCGGACCACCGATTCCGGGCTTCATCGTCGCCTCGGCGGTGCAATGGAATGCCGATTACGCCGTGACCGCCGCTCATACGCCGCTCCTGCGCAACCAGGCCTATCGCTGCAGTACCGGCTGCGACCTGCTGTTCATCGCGCACAAGGCTGACGGTGCGCTGCCGCAATGGCGCCAGTTCCGCGCTGGCGAGGTGGTCACGGCGCTGGGCAGCAGTTCTTTGCTGATTCCGATGAGCAGCATGGGCAAGATCTGGCCGGTGCCCTTTGTCGATGACGGTTCGGCCAGCGGCGAACGCTACGGCGTGCACGACGCGGCCATCGCCAAGGGCATGTCCGGCGGGCCGCTGATCGGCAGCGACGGCAGCGTGCTGGGGATCAACATCGGCTTCCAGGCAGGCTTCCGGCCGCCGGCGAACCGCCCGGAGCTGGCCGGTATGTCACGCCTGAGCGTGTTCGTGCCCTATAGCGTGATCCAGCGCGAGTGGTTGCTGTTCCAGGCACAGTCGGTGCGCAAGGCCGCTCACGCGCTTCAGGCGAAGAACCAGTAG
- a CDS encoding inhibitor of vertebrate lysozyme family protein: MSFTRNLLLTAVLLGAGAQALAAEADKDAQYRLNELVASDPQYRDTWQSVVKDESRLPDWVMNLSGTATPMQAVDEQGDKYLVGELCEAHNCSAHRLYVAFTWDKDKAYALYVKVPENLPADKSPSKHASFRWLGEPDDSVKRILDDQLKSDPNWY; the protein is encoded by the coding sequence ATGAGTTTTACCCGCAATCTGCTGCTGACGGCTGTACTGCTCGGCGCCGGGGCCCAGGCCCTGGCCGCCGAGGCGGACAAGGACGCGCAGTACCGCCTGAACGAGCTGGTGGCCAGTGACCCGCAGTACCGCGACACCTGGCAATCGGTGGTCAAGGACGAGAGCCGGCTGCCCGACTGGGTGATGAACCTCAGTGGCACCGCGACGCCGATGCAGGCGGTGGACGAGCAGGGCGACAAGTACCTGGTCGGCGAGTTGTGCGAAGCGCACAACTGCTCCGCCCATCGGCTGTACGTGGCTTTTACCTGGGACAAGGACAAGGCCTACGCGCTTTACGTGAAGGTTCCGGAGAACCTTCCGGCGGACAAGTCGCCGAGCAAGCACGCCAGTTTCCGCTGGCTGGGTGAGCCGGACGATTCGGTGAAACGGATCCTCGACGACCAGCTCAAGAGTGATCCGAACTGGTACTGA
- a CDS encoding ferritin-like domain-containing protein, with the protein MTRTTSQLNELIEITRDGQRFYQHAIQEVKDARLQRLFQSMAQAKTDVINALAGKVAANHDDPATGGTLLGKLRQVYADTRATLASDEGATYVAQLEETEDRILHAFEDALEKGTPETQALLRAELPKVRACHDQMSQLKHSLK; encoded by the coding sequence ATGACTCGAACGACCAGTCAGCTCAATGAACTCATCGAGATAACCCGTGACGGACAGCGCTTTTACCAGCACGCCATCCAGGAAGTGAAGGATGCCCGGCTGCAGCGGCTGTTCCAATCCATGGCCCAGGCCAAGACCGACGTGATCAACGCCCTGGCCGGCAAGGTCGCCGCCAACCACGACGACCCCGCTACCGGCGGCACGCTGCTGGGCAAGCTGCGTCAGGTCTATGCCGACACTCGCGCGACCCTGGCCAGTGACGAAGGCGCCACCTATGTCGCCCAGCTGGAGGAAACCGAGGACCGCATCCTCCACGCCTTTGAGGACGCCCTGGAGAAAGGCACGCCGGAAACCCAGGCGCTGCTTCGCGCTGAACTGCCCAAGGTACGGGCTTGCCACGACCAGATGAGCCAGCTGAAGCACTCGCTTAAGTGA
- a CDS encoding NAD-dependent epimerase/dehydratase family protein, whose product MRVLVTGAAGILGQSLLNELAVQHLDWTLIAADMQRIKSQGLRPNIEPVALDLSVAANTRACVEHWKPDAIVHLAAVVNPPREMTPQKRHAIEVGGTRALIEAARDTGVQQLIVTSSGAAYGFHRDNAEWIDESHPLRGHPHLLHARCKQEIEQLLASARERYPQLKQLILRPGTILGRRVHNPLAELFARPTLVGVLGHRSRFVFIWDQDVVNVIRQGLERGSEGIYNLAGDGALSMREIAGLLNKPYRPMPASLMRVGLGLLKPLGLSRFGPEQVDYLRYRPVLDNRRLKEEFGYEPRYSSREAFLAYLAARGPNG is encoded by the coding sequence ATGCGTGTCCTGGTTACCGGCGCCGCGGGAATTCTCGGGCAGAGCCTGCTCAATGAGCTTGCTGTTCAGCATCTGGACTGGACGCTCATTGCCGCCGATATGCAGCGGATCAAGTCCCAGGGCCTGCGGCCGAACATCGAGCCGGTAGCGCTGGACCTCAGCGTGGCCGCCAATACGCGGGCCTGTGTGGAACACTGGAAGCCCGACGCGATCGTGCATTTGGCCGCGGTCGTGAATCCGCCGCGGGAGATGACGCCGCAGAAGCGCCATGCCATCGAGGTCGGCGGCACCCGCGCGCTGATTGAAGCGGCGCGGGACACCGGCGTCCAGCAGCTGATTGTGACCAGTTCCGGCGCCGCCTATGGCTTCCACCGCGACAACGCCGAATGGATCGACGAATCGCATCCACTGCGTGGCCATCCCCACCTGCTCCACGCCCGCTGCAAGCAGGAGATCGAGCAACTGCTGGCCAGCGCACGGGAGCGTTATCCACAGCTCAAGCAGCTGATCCTGCGCCCCGGAACCATTCTCGGCCGGCGTGTGCATAACCCGTTGGCCGAGCTGTTTGCCCGACCCACCCTGGTGGGAGTGCTCGGGCATCGCAGCCGCTTCGTGTTCATCTGGGACCAGGACGTGGTGAACGTGATCCGCCAGGGGCTGGAACGCGGCAGCGAGGGCATCTACAACCTCGCCGGTGACGGCGCATTGTCCATGCGCGAGATCGCCGGCCTGCTCAACAAACCCTACCGGCCCATGCCGGCAAGCCTGATGCGCGTAGGGTTGGGGCTGCTCAAGCCGCTGGGGCTGTCGCGCTTCGGGCCCGAGCAGGTGGACTACCTGCGCTACCGGCCGGTGCTGGACAACCGACGGCTGAAAGAAGAGTTCGGTTACGAACCGCGCTACTCCAGCCGCGAGGCGTTCCTGGCCTATCTGGCCGCGCGGGGCCCGAACGGCTGA
- a CDS encoding nucleoside recognition domain-containing protein — protein MLNGLWLGFFIVAAVTALSRWLLGGEATVFAAMVESLFAMAKLSVEVMVLLFGTLTLWLGFLRIAEKAGLVEKLAVLLGPLFRRLMPEVPAGHPVIGLITLNFAANGLGLDNAATPIGLKAMKALQELNPGSTTASNAQILFLVLNASSLTLLPVTIFMYRAQQGAVDPTLVFLPILLATSASTLVGLLSVAVMQRLRLWDPVVLAYLIPGALALGAFMALLAGLSSAALAQLSSLLGNLTLFGIIMLFLVVGWLKKVPVYETFVDGAKEGFDVAKSLLPYLVAMLCAVGVLRASGALEMALDGIRWVVEGVGWDTRFVDALPTALVKPFSGSAARAMLLETMQSHGVDSFPALVAATVQGSTETTFYVLAVYFGAVGIQRARHAVGCALLADLAGVLASIGVCYWFFA, from the coding sequence ATGCTCAACGGCCTGTGGCTGGGCTTTTTCATCGTCGCGGCGGTCACCGCGCTTTCCCGCTGGCTGCTGGGTGGCGAGGCCACCGTGTTCGCCGCCATGGTGGAAAGCCTGTTCGCCATGGCCAAGCTGTCGGTAGAGGTCATGGTGCTGCTGTTCGGCACCCTGACGCTGTGGCTGGGCTTCCTGCGCATCGCCGAGAAGGCCGGGTTGGTGGAGAAGCTCGCGGTGCTGCTCGGCCCGCTGTTCCGTCGCCTGATGCCCGAAGTGCCCGCTGGCCACCCGGTCATCGGCCTGATCACCCTGAACTTCGCCGCCAACGGCCTGGGCCTGGACAACGCCGCTACGCCCATCGGCCTGAAGGCGATGAAGGCGCTGCAGGAGCTCAACCCCGGCAGCACCACCGCGAGCAACGCGCAGATTCTCTTTCTGGTGCTCAACGCCTCGTCGCTGACCCTGCTGCCAGTGACCATCTTCATGTACCGCGCCCAGCAAGGCGCGGTGGACCCGACCCTGGTATTCCTGCCGATCCTGCTGGCGACCAGCGCCTCCACACTGGTCGGCCTGCTCAGCGTGGCGGTGATGCAGCGCCTGCGCCTGTGGGACCCGGTAGTGCTGGCGTACCTGATTCCCGGTGCGCTGGCGCTGGGTGCCTTCATGGCACTGCTGGCGGGACTGTCCTCCGCCGCGCTGGCGCAGCTGTCCTCGTTGCTGGGCAACCTGACGCTGTTCGGCATCATCATGCTGTTCCTCGTCGTCGGCTGGCTGAAGAAGGTGCCGGTGTACGAAACCTTCGTCGACGGTGCGAAGGAAGGCTTCGACGTCGCCAAGAGCCTGCTGCCCTACCTGGTCGCAATGCTTTGCGCGGTCGGTGTGCTGCGCGCCTCTGGTGCCCTGGAGATGGCGCTGGACGGCATCCGCTGGGTGGTGGAAGGCGTGGGCTGGGACACCCGCTTTGTCGATGCGCTGCCCACCGCCCTGGTCAAGCCATTCTCCGGCAGCGCCGCGCGGGCGATGCTGCTGGAGACCATGCAATCTCATGGCGTGGACAGCTTCCCGGCCCTGGTAGCGGCTACCGTGCAGGGCAGTACCGAGACCACCTTCTACGTGCTCGCCGTGTACTTCGGCGCGGTCGGCATCCAGCGTGCCCGCCATGCCGTGGGCTGCGCGCTGCTGGCGGACCTGGCCGGCGTACTGGCGTCCATCGGCGTCTGCTACTGGTTCTTCGCCTGA
- a CDS encoding DUF1328 domain-containing protein produces the protein MLSWALTFLIIAIIAAVLGFGGIAGAATSIAKILFVIFLVLFIVSFVMGRRRG, from the coding sequence ATGCTTAGCTGGGCACTGACATTCCTGATCATCGCCATCATCGCCGCGGTCCTGGGCTTCGGTGGCATCGCCGGCGCCGCGACCAGCATCGCCAAGATCCTGTTCGTGATCTTCCTGGTGCTGTTCATCGTGTCCTTCGTCATGGGCCGTCGCCGGGGTTGA
- a CDS encoding GNAT family N-acetyltransferase produces MMTHTTAELAALGAVGADHWIETLDDGSHVLIRPLRAEDRERERLFLERLSPMTRKFRFHGEVKIDDKLLDRLMDVDYQTTMAFIALTHVDGELREVGISRYAAVDNQQCECAVTVADEFKQLGLGLALMRHLIDVAKRNGFHQMYSIDSSMDRDMRDMARELGFRAQVDPDDSCQVIRRLAL; encoded by the coding sequence ATGATGACCCACACCACCGCCGAGCTCGCAGCCCTCGGGGCTGTTGGCGCCGATCACTGGATAGAAACCCTCGACGACGGCAGCCATGTGCTGATCCGCCCGTTGCGCGCGGAAGATCGCGAGCGCGAACGCCTGTTCCTCGAGCGCCTGTCCCCGATGACCCGCAAGTTCCGCTTCCATGGCGAAGTGAAGATCGACGACAAGCTGCTCGATCGCCTCATGGATGTCGACTACCAGACCACCATGGCCTTCATCGCCCTGACCCATGTGGATGGCGAACTGCGCGAAGTCGGCATCAGCCGTTACGCGGCTGTGGATAACCAGCAGTGCGAATGCGCGGTGACCGTCGCCGACGAGTTCAAGCAACTGGGCCTCGGTCTTGCGCTGATGCGCCACCTGATCGACGTGGCCAAGCGCAACGGTTTCCACCAGATGTACTCGATCGACTCGTCCATGGACCGCGACATGCGTGACATGGCGCGCGAGCTGGGCTTCCGCGCCCAGGTCGACCCGGATGATTCCTGCCAGGTCATCCGCCGCCTCGCACTCTGA
- a CDS encoding MFS transporter has product MASNNSKAKAVFRVVSGNFLEMYDFMVYGFYATAIAKTFFPGDDPFASLMLSLATFGAGFLMRPLGAIFLGAYIDRHGRRQGLIITLGLMAMGTLLIAFVPGYATLGVAAPLLVLFGRLLQGFSAGVELGGVSVYLAEIATPGKRGFFVSWQSASQQVAVVFAGLLGVILNHWLSPQDMGEWGWRVPFFVGCLIVPALFIIRRSLEETPEFQQRKHRPTLSQVLRSIGQNFSLVLAGTAMVVMTTVSFYLITAYTPTFGKNELHLSDFDSLLVTMCVGLSNFIWLPLMGAVSDRIGRKPLLLAATVLALVTAYPMLSWLVAEPSFARLLEVELWLSFLYGSYNGAMVVALTEIMPADVRTTGFSLAYSLATATFGGFTPAVCTWLIHTLDNKAAPGIWLSGAAALGLLATLVLFRKGARVRPGALAASA; this is encoded by the coding sequence ATGGCCTCGAACAACTCCAAAGCCAAAGCCGTCTTCCGTGTGGTGAGTGGCAACTTCCTCGAGATGTATGACTTCATGGTGTATGGCTTCTATGCCACCGCCATTGCCAAGACCTTCTTCCCCGGCGATGACCCCTTCGCCTCCCTGATGCTGTCGCTGGCGACCTTCGGCGCCGGTTTCCTGATGCGCCCGCTCGGCGCCATCTTCCTTGGCGCCTATATCGACCGCCACGGCCGCCGCCAGGGGCTGATCATCACGCTGGGCCTGATGGCCATGGGCACCCTGCTGATCGCCTTCGTCCCGGGCTACGCCACGCTCGGTGTGGCAGCGCCGCTGCTGGTGCTGTTCGGCCGGCTGCTGCAGGGCTTCTCCGCTGGCGTCGAGCTGGGCGGCGTGTCGGTGTACCTGGCGGAAATCGCCACCCCCGGCAAGCGCGGCTTCTTCGTCAGCTGGCAGTCGGCGAGCCAACAGGTTGCGGTGGTCTTCGCCGGCCTGCTGGGGGTGATCCTCAACCACTGGCTGAGCCCGCAGGACATGGGCGAATGGGGCTGGCGCGTGCCCTTCTTCGTCGGCTGCCTGATCGTCCCGGCGCTGTTCATCATCCGTCGCTCGCTGGAGGAAACCCCCGAGTTCCAGCAGCGCAAGCATCGTCCGACCCTGAGCCAGGTGCTGCGCTCCATCGGCCAGAACTTCAGCCTGGTGCTGGCCGGCACAGCCATGGTGGTGATGACCACGGTGTCCTTCTACCTGATCACCGCCTACACCCCGACCTTCGGCAAGAACGAACTGCACCTGTCGGACTTCGACAGCCTGCTGGTGACCATGTGCGTGGGTCTGTCCAACTTCATCTGGTTGCCGCTGATGGGCGCGGTATCCGACCGTATCGGGCGCAAGCCGCTGCTGCTGGCCGCCACCGTGCTGGCGCTGGTCACCGCCTACCCGATGTTGTCCTGGCTGGTGGCCGAGCCGAGCTTCGCGCGTCTGCTGGAAGTGGAGCTGTGGCTGTCCTTCCTCTATGGCAGCTACAACGGCGCGATGGTCGTCGCGCTCACCGAGATCATGCCGGCGGACGTGCGCACTACCGGCTTCTCCCTGGCCTACAGCCTGGCGACCGCGACCTTCGGCGGTTTCACCCCGGCGGTCTGCACCTGGCTTATCCACACCCTGGACAACAAGGCCGCGCCGGGCATCTGGCTCAGCGGTGCAGCGGCCCTCGGCCTGCTCGCCACCCTGGTGCTGTTCCGCAAGGGCGCCCGTGTGCGCCCTGGGGCCCTGGCCGCCAGCGCCTGA